The genomic region cgtccgcctactccatcaccatctttgaATCCCCCCTACATATCTTatatctacttaaaaaaaaaaagattttattttgcagacctgtggtggcgcagtggataaaagcgtcgacctggaaatgctgaggtcgccggttcgaaaccctgggcttgcctggtcaaggcacatatgggagttgatgcttccagctcctccccccttctctctatctctcctctctctctccctctgtctctccctttcctctctaaaatgactaaataaataaaaaaaaaaaaaaaaaaagattttatttattgattttacagggaagaggggcagggggaaCAAGTACTAggaacttatagttgcttcactttagttgataattggttgcttgtcatatatgccttgaccaggtaagccctggGTTGTGAACCAGTGAGCTCTGCATTCCACTGAgccagttgatgctttatccactgctccaccacaagccaggctactttttgttttttatcactaTCAGCTCAGGGGAAAACTTCTCAGTACATCCCAAGGCCTGCTAGAATCCACGAAAATCCTGAGGTTACTTATCCAAAGGAAGCACTTATGTTCAGTTATCCAAAATCCATCATCCCAGCCTGGAAATTTGACCTGAGAAAGACTCTGAGGATAAGAGCAGGGAGACTGATATAGTTCAACCCATAAAGGGAAGCAGGGTAACCTCACAGGACGGAGCCTTTAGCCTGTGGAATCTGACTCTGTGCCCAGGTAGACATTATCAGGATTGAGTTGAACTGTAGAACATGTAGCTGATGGCAGGTAATTTCTTGGTGCAAGGAAAAAACCCTCACATCAGAACTGattgtgggcctgaccaggtggtggcacagtggatagagcatcagcttgggatgcggaggacccaggttcgaaaccccaaggttgccagcttgagcacaggctcatctggtttgagcaaggctcaccagcttgagcccaaggtcactggcttgagcaaagggtcactcggtctgctgtagccccccggtcaaggcacatatgagaaagcaatcaatgaactgaggtgtctcaacgaagaattgatgcttctcacctctctcctttcttgtctgtctgtccctatctatacctctctctgactctccctctgtctctgtcaaaaaaaaatgattgtggAATTATACCCCAGCctactctcttttttcttttgcacctATGGACCTTAGAACACATTATatagtttattttgctgtgtatTGTATGTCTTTCCAGTAGAATGTAAGCTCTGTAGGGCatgatctttgttttgttcatggttGCACCCTAAGGTCCTAGAACAGTGCATGGCATTGAGAAATACCAATGAATTTATTCAATGAATGAACACATGCTGCCACCTTTATTGATGAGGGTTTTACCTGCTGCTTTCTCACCACAATGAAGAAACTTGAAGGTTGgatcttatttttatatgtgttctCCAAGGTGCCTGTCCCAATAGTTGGTTTGCAGTAGGGAACAATATATGCTTTTGTAATTGAATTATTCTCATGACCAGGACCCATCCTCAGGAGGTCTGAAGAGGGGCATTTGTGAGGGTTTTCAGTGAGTTAAGGGCCAGTGGTCACACTGAAAACTGTGTCTCAGGGGCTCCTTTGGGACCAATTCAGGACAAGACATATAGATGGCAGTAGAGCAAGAGAGGTATCTGCAAAATCTTAAATGACTTGAAGACCAGTTTCTCCTCGATTCTTCTGAGCCTCAGACATGTGCACACAGAAGAATGATGCCCTCACACATGTCTCAGGATAATAGAAAGCGCCCTTACCAAGAAGAAACAACTCCAAAAAGAACTTCAGTATATCAACTCTCACCTATTTAAATTAGACATTTTCAACCTGAAAATATGCACAGGATAGTGTCACTTTCTTTATCCAAGGGGTCAAAGGcctatgtaacataaaaataattaacaaccaCTAGCCTCTAGAACCCCAGTAGGAACCCTAGAATCCTTTTACCTCCTCTCACCACTCGATCCAGCCATGTGTCCTCCAACATCCCCAGCTCAGAGAACGGATAGAgcctgctatgaacattcacccACACCACTGTAATGGGTCAGGGAGGCAACAGAAGGTGAGATAGCAGAGGCTTGACTTCAGCTATGTTGGCCTTGGCTCTACTCTTACCAAGGGTTTCCAGACTTGAGGataaatttgactttattttagggaaaaaatgtgTAAAGCATAGAGGACTGAAAGGATCCAGGATCCTTCAGGGACCTAAGCCTCTAGTCCTGTCCCTGTGGTTCCTCCAAAGCACCAGCCCTATGAACTCCTTCAGTGCCACAGCCTCCCCACAAAAACCAGTATGATAGTGGAGCCCACAGCAGCCACACCTATTAGTGTCACACAGAGGGTCCCAAGGATGAGACTACCTGGGGTTCTTCCTCAAGCCTGGCATGAGCAAGCCTCCAAATTGCTAGTCTATAGATCTCTGTCCCCAGACCTTAATAATCAACTACCTAGCCCACCCACCCTCAGGCTCCTAGGCCCAGACCCTTAGCTATGTGGCCGTCCAATGCTGTCACAGATGACAGAAGAAGTCAGCCACCACGATGCTCTCGCTGGTGATGTAGCCAGCATCTGGAGAGCACAGGAAGGACACAACTCCTGCACATTCCTCAGCCTTCCCCGGCCtggacagaaggagggaggacagaacaCAACATCAGTGACCTCAGACTCTTGTTCTGCTGCTCTGAGGCTCACAAGCTATAGCGCGGAGTGGGCTTCATGGAGGGACAGGGTAGATTCAGTAGGGCAACTTGCACCCTACAAGGCTGTATAGAGCCCAGACGTCAGCACAAGGAATGGCCCATAGAAGGGAGACGTCTGTGGCTGAGATAGATTCAGCCACCCCTCCCCTACTGTACCCAGACCATCAAAGCCCCAAACCCCACTTGCCTCTGGAGCTCATGcttgtcttttaatttcttccacaaAGACACATCCTGAAGCAACTGGGCAAAGGGAAGAGGTGAGAGAGTCAGTGCTGAGAAAACAAGGAGATGGTAGGGCCCATAGGGGGTCACATGGCAGGGCTGCCTTTCTAGGTTTTGATGGACTGGGTTATGGCTGAGTTCAGAGGACCATGATGATCTCAGCTATAAAGGTGCTGATGCCCTTTATCCCTTACTCTGGGAAGGGTTTTCACTGAGCCAGACTATTGGACAGAGGACACGCCCCAGTGTTCACCACTTGGCTGAAGTGAGTCTGGATTAATCCTGGAACCAGGCAGTTCACCCGGATGCCCTTGGAGGCCAGCTCCAATACCAGTGTTGCAGTGAGGCCAGCAGGGCTGTCTTACTGACACTGTAGGCACCCAGCTCCTGAGATGTGATTAAGAGAGATTAGGAGGATATGGGATGTGAGGAAAGTATCAGCTAGATTTCTCACTCAGCCAAGCCCAGAGCTCAAACACACTCCCCAACCAGGCCTGCAAACAGAAGCAAGATCTGACCCAGCAGCCCCATGGGCAGGATTAAACGGGTGTCAGTTCCAGACAATTACCCCTCAAGACTCTAGGGAACAACTCATGCCCTCCCAAACAGCACTCACCACCACTGGAAAATAAGCTGAAATGGAGGAAACCAAGATGACAACACCCCttaggagaagagacagacagacagacacagaggaaagaagagactAATAAGTGAATATTGTTGAAGTGCTGCCATGCAATCATTAAATAATGCAATCTTCACACAGGTCATACtgtcatccccatttcacagcttAAGATACCGAGGCACAGAGATGTTTAGTACCATTGCCAATAAGTAGCAGAACTGAGATGCCAACTCTGTTTCTCTGACGCATTGTCCATGCTCAGAACGATTATACTGTGCTGCCTCTCCCAGCAGAAAGCCAGGTGCAAGGGGAAGAGGGCAGAGTGGGCTTGGTGAAGAGACATCAGGGTTGATGAGGAATGCATATCAATGGGCCACctctgagaagcagatgggtcagGAGGAAACAAGAAAGGACAGTCATCAATTTTGCCTTCTCTTCAAGACAGCCCCCAGCCAGTTCCCAAAGAGGATTTCTGCAAAGGAAGAGCCAGAGAAACAGATGTGTCCCAAGAGAGGTGGTAGCCCAAGTCTCTATCACGAGCCCCTTAGGGACATGAGTAAAGTGCAGTCAGATATGCAGTATCTGGAACAGAGGCAGGTCCCTGGACATCAAGAATTAGGGAATAAGAAAGGGCCTTGGATAGCTTCTCCTGATGGACCAAAATGGGGCAAACCCTGTTATAGGCTGTCAGTTGGTGAAAAGGGATTGTCCAGGTGTGACAGAACCATTTAGGTGAGGGTGTGAATGAACAATCCAGAAGATTAAGAAGCTAAAGCACAAGCTCTTCCCAAACCTGGGGATGTCAAGGCCAACAGAACATGCCTGGGCCCCTGGAACATCACCCTCATTCTGCAACCACTGGAATTAGAAGCTATAGCTGCACACAGAATGAGACAAGGCAAGAGGAGGGAGATGTGGAGATCCAAAAAGACCTCTCTGTCCTCCCCACTCTCAGCTGTGCCTCTGTGTTCTTCAACTGAATCCTATGCCTCATTCTCCCCAACTCCCAACATTCTCTACCCTAGTCCTGCAGCTTTACCCTCTCTTCTCCACGTGGGGCAgcagctggctcagtagtagagctgGAGATAATCACATTGACATGCAGGATCTGAAATCAGAGCAAGAATATTGTGAAGAGTGAAGAGAGGCACAGTCAGTTCTTACAAGACTCTTGGAATCCTACAGTTTGCGCAGCAAATCCAGATGGGTGCAGATTGCAGAGATTAATCCTCCTTCTGACCCAGGCAGGATGCATTTCCTACTTATTAGTGGTTTAAGAGGCAGGCAGGCTATCAGACAGACCTGTGAGCAGAGCTCTGAAGATGTGAACTGTTCGGGATTGGGGGGAATAAAGGAAATGTTTAGGCCTTTAAAAGAAACAGGACATGCAGATCAAAGTTATTAGGAGACGGCACTGGGAAAAGACTGAAGAACAAGTGAAAGGAAGTCGTATAGACTCAGAGCAAGGGAGATTCCTGGAAGAGTCATCTTTTCCTCTTGTGTTTCTATTTGTTTATGCTTGCCTCGTCCAAACAGAATTCAAGGCATACTCCCACcacaacaacacaaaacaaattaaatagaTATTACGCATGAAGAACTGGAGactaagaaaaataagtgttgaaaaataagaaaaaacaaaagtgagGTTGTTGCTTCATTACCCAGCACACAGTAAGGACTGAGCATATTCTGTTTCATGTTCCCAAAGTGCATGCTGTGAGGGCTACAGACACATCAGCTTATTGCACACTAGCTCTGAGCTTCCTGCTGCTAACATGAAGAGGGAGACAAGAGATTTGCTATTCTGTGAGTTAGGTTCCATGCTGTCCCTGTATGACTAAACCTGGGTCTGGGCTCAGATTAAGGGTCCCTGATCCTCTGGGAACCTTACCCAGTGGGTATAGGGACTGGAGAGAAGGATGAGAGGAACTAATAGGAAAGATGCGAGGTTGAGGCCAGGTCTGCAACGGGGTGCCAGCAGGGATGCCAGTGGCACCAGATGTCTCTAGTGGGCTGCTGTCATTAGTGAGGTCAACTGTATCCTGTGCCTCTAAAGATGACAATGCACACCTGTAACTGACCAGGCCTTTCCATTGTCTTCCCCACTCATCCCCTTGGTTTTGGGCAGGGTGGAGCTTCAATGGAGTGCTGCTGAGGCCCATCAGATAACAGGTTTCCAGAGTAGGGGTGACCGCCAGGACTATAAAAAGTGGCTCCAACGTATAAAGGGAGACCACCATGAAGtccccaaaagaaaaaattaagatctAAGCTCAAAACAGAGCCATTTCAAAGATGCCTGATCTAAGCCCCATGTGTGTCAGTTCCAAGGATAATGGGCTGAGATGAGAACCCTCCCAGACTCAAGAGCCAAATGTGAGCCAAAGAAAAGGTAGAGTCCCACCCTTGCTGAGGGAAATGGCCCTATTAGCAAAGAAGGAAGCATAGCTCTGTGTGTCACCAAGGCTGTAGAAGGGACCATGAACCTGAAGAGATGGCATACTGAAATGTCTCTGAGAAGGGActgaggagatggggaggggggagggagtggaaCAAAAGGAAGATTTCCCAACACACTAGACAGAATAGATAAGAtgactgagaaggaaggaattcCCCTCATAGGGCACCCAACAAAAATTGCATTCTGATAAAAGCAGAGCATCGAGTAAATTCTAAACTCAATTTGTGACCATCTCACTTCCCAAGTGGTGGCAGGTATAACTGGGGGGCAGATTCTGCCCTGGGGTGCAGAACTGCATGTGCAATAGCAAGTCcttgcaggggaggggagaggcagagaaagcaagGCCGCTGTGGTCAAGAGCACCCACCTTCAGGAGAAAAGATTTCAAACAGCTCTGAGAAAAAGAGTCATGAGCCATGAACTTAGACACTAACAGGGCAAATGACTCGGGGGTTAGGAGACTGTCAGCAATGAAACCCCAGCTATCCAAACAAATGATCTTCAGAGGCATTGAGGAAGCTGGACAGCCTGGAGGCTGCTGGCAGCAGCTGTGGGAGCTCAGGTTTCAGGTCGTCCTGAGGATGGAGGGAAGGACACCTGCCaagggcagagagcaggagggGCGGCCTGGGAGCATGGCCACAGAGTGCAGGGAGCTGGGGAGGGCAGAAGCAAATGCCCTGGCCCAGAGCTTGGGGCAGAGGGGTCTGCTAACGATGACAGGAGGAACCTGACTCCATATGTCCATCTGTCCGTCAGAGGGACAGGGAACAAAACACAGGAGTGAACGGAACAGGAGTCGTGGGAGAGTAATGAAGCCCAAGATGGACCTCAAGGCAAACTCAAGGTCTCTCCTGGACCCTTGTGCACCGGGTGGCGGGATTGTTAAGGTGACTCGTATGGAGTTGGAACATCTGAGCCCACGATCAGGTGATAGTTGGGTCCAGGCTTGACAGGTGCAGCAGGTTCATCTAAGGATAGTGAGGAGTCCTGgtgtaggaaaggcagagattcTCAACAGCAAGCACGAGTCACTACAGAGGAGCACCACCATTCATATAAGTCCCACAGAAGGGTGTAAGAACATAGATTGTTGACAGAGAGGGGACCTTACGATTCGTGAGACCTGCCAAGAACGGTGACTCCCACAGCTCTGTGCCAAGAGCCTGGACCATGCCTGCTGCACAACAAGTCCTCACTAAATATtcgctgaatgaataaatgcaaagggtgggaggagaaaagaaagaagaaagag from Saccopteryx leptura isolate mSacLep1 chromosome 6, mSacLep1_pri_phased_curated, whole genome shotgun sequence harbors:
- the LOC136376326 gene encoding LOW QUALITY PROTEIN: dehydrogenase/reductase SDR family member 2, mitochondrial-like (The sequence of the model RefSeq protein was modified relative to this genomic sequence to represent the inferred CDS: inserted 2 bases in 2 codons; deleted 1 base in 1 codon); its protein translation is MFRAVSWAFKDLHCPSVLLSARMISKRADRSCVLAGKVAVITGSTNGIGFAIAQRLAQDGAHVVVSSRKQQNVDRAVAALQGXGLSVTGTACHVGKAEDWERLVVTALEHSGGVDFLVCNAAVNPLVEGTLAASKEVWDKILHVNVLSPALLLSQLLPHVEKRGGVVILVSSISAYFPVVELGAYSVSKTALXGLTATLVLELASKGIRVNCLVPGLIQTHFSQVLLQDVSLWKKLKDKHELQRPGKAEECAGVVSFLCSPDAGYITSESIVVADFFCHL